The following proteins are co-located in the Heptranchias perlo isolate sHepPer1 chromosome 30, sHepPer1.hap1, whole genome shotgun sequence genome:
- the LOC137300147 gene encoding protein HEXIM1-like, protein MSGPVIPAGTDNFIARIGQGEQSQGSGGQPLMLAHPSPNTRPSVVQQQEAVDGNQDSRGRAPLRQQQQQRSECVSDAEPEQPNAQAQGGGGGGGGGGKKKHRRRPSKKKRRWKPYFKLSWEEKKKLDERESVRAAKTRAEMFAKGFTVAPYNTTQFLMEEHNQEEPDLNTGVCPKRTSKSDDTSEEEDLEEEEQDSGSDGMGGDGSEFLQKDFSETYEKYHAESLQNMTKQELIREYLELEKCLSRLEEENNRLRCRLEGKKISRSAEVMENKMKELEREMERLRTENLRLLKENELYKQEETVGKC, encoded by the coding sequence ATGAGTGGGCCAGTGATTCCAGCTGGTACAGATAACTTTATAGCCCGGATCGGGCAGGGGGAGCAGAGCCAGGGTTCAGGTGGGCAGCCCCTGATGCTGGCGCATCCGTCTCCAAACACTCGCCCCAGCGTCGTCCAGCAGCAGGAGGCGGTGGATGGGAATCAGGACAGCAGAGGGCGAGCGCCGCTtcgccagcagcagcagcagcgcaGCGAGTGCGTGAGTGACGCTGAGCCTGAACAGCCCAACGCTCAGgcgcaaggaggaggaggaggaggaggtggcgggGGGAAGAAGAAGCACCGGAGGCGCCCGTCCAAAAAGAAGCGGCGCTGGAAGCCCTACTTCAAGCTGTCctgggaggagaagaagaagctgGACGAGAGGGAGAGCGTCCGGGCGGCCAAGACCCGGGCTGAGATGTTCGCCAAAGGATTTACAGTGGCCCCGTACAACACCACTCAGTTCCTCATGGAGGAACACAACCAAGAGGAGCCGGATTTGAACACCGGCGTCTGCCCCAAGCGAACCAGTAAATCGGATGACACCAGCGAGGAGGAAGATCTGGAGGAAGAGGAACAGGACAGTGGCAGCGATGGCATGGGAGGGGATGGCAGCGAATTCCTGCAGAAGGACTTTTCCGAAACTTACGAGAAGTACCATGCAGAAAGTCTGCAGAACATGACCAAACAGGAACTGATCAGAGAGTACCTGGAGCTGGAAAAGTGTCTGTCCAGGTTGGAAGAGGAGAACAACCGGCTGCGATGCCGGTTGGAAGGGAAGAAGATATCCAGGAGTGCTGAGGTTATGGAAAACAAAATGAAAGAATTAGaacgagagatggagagactgagaaccgaAAACCTCCGTCTCCTGAAAGAAAATGAACTATATAAACAGGAAGAGACTGTAGGAAAGTGTTGA